The Barnesiella propionica genomic sequence CTGGTCGAAGCAACGGTTACCGGCTTCCATGTGGAAGATGGGGATGTGGCGCTTTTTGGCGGCTATGGCGCAAAGGCAGGAGTTGGTATCGCCCAGAACCAGGAAGGCATCGGGGTGTTCTTGCTCGAGGATAGGGTCTATGTTGATCAGGATTTGGCCCGCGGTGGCGGTGGCATTGGCTCCGGCGGCATTGAGGAAATGGTCGGGCTTGCGCAGACCGAGGTCTTCGAAGAAGAGTTCGTTGAGTTCGTAATCGTAATTCTGGCCAGTGTGCACCAGGACATGGTCGATCGCGGGGCTTTTATCTAATTTTTGAAGTACGCAGGCTAAACGGATGATCTCGGGACGCGTGCCTACTACGGTTACTACTTTTAATTTTTTCATTTTAGAAAAATAACTTATAAATTTTAAGAAACCATTTATATTGTCCCGGCATATTCAACAATATCCATACAGCGAATTTACGGGCAATATCGATCTTTTGATTCGTATATATTTCCTGACTATTTTTTTTAAGAAATGTCAGAATCATATTAATTTCTTTTTCCCAATTTTCATTTTTCCGTTCTAACAGCAATCCCAATGTTCCAACGGAAAAAGATACAGCTTTTTTTAATATAACATCAGCTTCCAAAAGACCTCTCTCCTTTGCCAAGACATAACGCTCCATAAAAGCAACACTTCTCTCATAAGAATTAATATGAATCGTTTTCCTGTTATTTGAAACACTATCAGCCCTTCCTATGTAATAAAAATATAAAGGCTCGTTCGTACACACTATTTCATGACATTTATCAAAAATAGCAGGCATAATCATCATATCATCTACACTATTTCTCAGAGGGAAACGAATACCTTTAAATAAATCGGCCCTAAACAATTTATTGCACGGATGCGACGAAATTAAATCTTCCAGCAATAGTGGATAAAATTCTTCTTTATTCAAAACTTTTATTTGAGGAGCAAAGTCTGGTTTCAGCTCATTTTCATCCTTATACATTTCACAAATAGCAATTTGTGCATTATTTTCAACGCATAATGATAATAACGTTTCAAACATATGAGGACGAACGTAATCATCACTGTCTATAAAACCTAAATAATCACCTGTAGCCTGCTCTATTCCACAATTACGGGCATCTCCTTGTCCTCCATTTTTTTTATGAATAACTTTTATTCTGCTATCTTTACTTGCATATTCATCACATATAGCCGGAGATAAATCTTTAGAACCATCATCTACCAAAATTATCTCCAAATTTTCATATGTCTGGTTAATAATACTATCTACACACCTGTGAAGATATTTCTCCATATTATATATCGGTACAATTATACTAAGACGTATCATATTAATCTGTTTTTATTATTTTCTTTCTCCAAAATTTTTTGCAGGAATTCCATAAGCAATGCAGTAAGGTCCTATTTCTTTATTTACCATCGACATAGCTCCTACAACCGCTCCGTCCTGTATTTCAGCACCTTTTATAATGGTACAATGGGCCG encodes the following:
- a CDS encoding UDP-N-acetylglucosamine 2-epimerase — its product is MKKLKVVTVVGTRPEIIRLACVLQKLDKSPAIDHVLVHTGQNYDYELNELFFEDLGLRKPDHFLNAAGANATATAGQILINIDPILEQEHPDAFLVLGDTNSCLCAIAAKKRHIPIFHMEAGNRCFDQ
- a CDS encoding glycosyltransferase family 2 protein, with the protein product MEKYLHRCVDSIINQTYENLEIILVDDGSKDLSPAICDEYASKDSRIKVIHKKNGGQGDARNCGIEQATGDYLGFIDSDDYVRPHMFETLLSLCVENNAQIAICEMYKDENELKPDFAPQIKVLNKEEFYPLLLEDLISSHPCNKLFRADLFKGIRFPLRNSVDDMMIMPAIFDKCHEIVCTNEPLYFYYIGRADSVSNNRKTIHINSYERSVAFMERYVLAKERGLLEADVILKKAVSFSVGTLGLLLERKNENWEKEINMILTFLKKNSQEIYTNQKIDIARKFAVWILLNMPGQYKWFLKIYKLFF